From one Saccharomyces cerevisiae S288C chromosome XVI, complete sequence genomic stretch:
- the PRM3 gene encoding pheromone-regulated protein PRM3 (Protein required for nuclear envelope fusion during karyogamy; pheromone-regulated; peripheral protein of the nuclear membrane; interacts with Kar5p at the spindle pole body) translates to MTAMKEDNAALITLKKNNDQEKLRVHKLTDASSNSADGFVINKAKNGGPLNKKSLVNNEQHIKKAVSPGRVRKHKTTTSSTKSRTKSKKKDASESKVQRENKGSFYQGAIFGSFLGAAVTTVLSNLAVKALQN, encoded by the coding sequence ATGACAGCAATGAAAGAAGACAACGCTGCATTGATTAcactgaagaaaaacaacGACCAAGAAAAACTTAGAGTGCATAAACTGACAGATGCAAGTTCAAACTCTGCTGATGGGTTCGTTATAAATAAAGCCAAAAACGGTGGACCGCTTAATAAAAAGTCATTAGTTAATAATGAACAACACATTAAGAAGGCTGTGTCGCCTGGTAGAGTCAGGAAGCACAAAACGACAACATCTTCCACAAAATCACGAACgaaaagtaagaaaaaagacgCTTCTGAAAGTAAAGTACAGAGAGAGAATAAGGGTTCATTTTACCAAGGTGCCATTTTCGGTTCGTTCCTTGGTGCTGCTGTAACTACTGTTTTAAGTAACCTAGCAGTTAAAGCTCTTCAAAATTAG
- the RPL7B gene encoding 60S ribosomal protein uL30 RPL7B (Ribosomal 60S subunit protein L7B; required for processing of 27SA3 pre-rRNA to 27SB pre-rRNA during assembly of large ribosomal subunit; depletion leads to a turnover of pre-rRNA; contains a conserved C-terminal Nucleic acid Binding Domain (NDB2); binds to Domain II of 25S and 5.8S rRNAs; homologous to mammalian ribosomal protein L7 and bacterial L30; RPL7B has a paralog, RPL7A, that arose from the whole genome duplication), with product MSTEKILTPESQLKKTKAQQKTAEQIAAERAARKAANKEKRAIILERNAAYQKEYETAERNIIQAKRDAKAAGSYYVEAQHKLVFVVRIKGINKIPPKPRKVLQLLRLTRINSGTFVKVTKATLELLKLIEPYVAYGYPSYSTIRQLVYKRGFGKINKQRVPLSDNAIIEANLGKYGILSIDDLIHEIITVGPHFKQANNFLWPFKLSNPSGGWGVPRKFKHFIQGGSFGNREEFINKLVKAMN from the exons AAAAATCTTGACTCCTGAATctcaattgaagaagactAAAGCTCAACAAAAGACTGCAGAACAAATTGCTGCAGAGAGAGCTGCCCGTAAAGCC gctaacaaggaaaaaagagctattattttggaaagaaacGCCGCTTACCAAAAGGAATACGAAACTGCTGAAAGAAACATCATTCAAGCTAAGCGTGATGCCAAGGCTGCTGGTTCCTACTACGTCGAAGCTCAACACAAGTTGGTCTTCGTTGTCAGAATCAAGGGTATTAACAAGATTCCACCTAAGCCAAGAAAGGTTCTACAATTGCTAAGATTGACAAGAATCAACTCTGGTACATTCGTCAAAGTTACCAAGGCTACTTTGGAACTATTGAAGTTGATTGAACCATACGTTGCTTACGGTTACCCATCCTACTCTACTATTAGACAATTGGTCTACAAGAGAGGTTTCGGTAAGATCAACAAGCAAAGAGTTCCATTGTCCGACAATGCTATCATCGAAGCCAACTTGGGTAAGTATGGTATCTTGTCCATTGACGATTTGATTCACGAAATCATCACTGTTGGTCCACACTTCAAGCAAGCTAACAACTTTTTGTGGCCATTCAAGTTGTCCAACCCATCTGGTGGTTGGGGTGTCCCAAGAAAGTTCAAGCATTTCATCCAAGGTGGTTCTTTCGGTAACCGTGAagaattcatcaataaattGGTTAAGGCTATGAACTAA
- the OXR1 gene encoding Oxr1p (Protein that regulates the vacuolar V-ATPase; inhibits V1-ATPase activity and triggers ATP-dependent disassembly of the V-ATPase holoenzyme, counteracting the function of the RAVE complex; localizes to the cytoplasm; required for retention of the vacuolar-ATPase V0 domain subunit Stv1p in pre-vacuolar compartments; involved in resistance to oxidative damage; member of a conserved family of TLDc domain proteins found in eukaryotes; contains an N-terminal EF-hand-like domain) has protein sequence MFGVKDAIFKIKRSIAGTDSSDSTAYTTASESSPQLKDSHNPFRNKTTSERTIVEEGSLPPVRLNGYLPSTKNKLLTPEMCDEIRTLMPTRIQLYTEWNLLYSLEQHGSSLHSLYSNVAPDSKEFRRVGYVLVIKDRKNGIFGAYSNEAFHPNEHRQYTGNGECFLWKLDKVPDVNISEKEESEQEGKEGKEEGDKEERWRFSGYPYTGVNEFAIYCTSEFLSMGAGDGHYGLLCDDGLLHGVSNPCQTYGNEVLSKEGKKFSIVALEVWRVG, from the coding sequence ATGTTTGGAGTCAAGGATGCTATATTCAAGATTAAACGTTCCATTGCAGGCACAGATTCTTCTGATTCCACTGCTTACACAACGGCAAGTGAATCTTCACCTCAATTAAAAGATTCCCATAACCCCTTTCGAAATAAAACGACATCCGAGAGAACTATAGTTGAGGAGGGCTCTCTACCACCGGTGAGATTGAATGGCTACTTGCCCTCAACTAAAAATAAACTTCTTACTCCTGAAATGTGCGATGAAATAAGAACATTAATGCCCACGAGGATACAGTTGTACACCGAATGGAACCTTCTATATAGCCTTGAGCAACATGGGTCTTCATTACACTCCCTGTATAGTAACGTTGCTCCAGATAGCAAGGAATTTAGAAGAGTGGGGTATGTATTAGTAATAAAGGATCGTAAAAACGGAATCTTTGGAGCTTACAGCAACGAAGCTTTTCATCCTAACGAACATAGGCAATACACAGGAAACGGGGAATGTTTTCTATGGAAGCTGGATAAAGTACCTGATGTTAATATATccgaaaaagaagaatctGAGCAAGAAGGTAAAGAAGGTAAGGAGGAAGGGGATAAAGAGGAGAGATGGAGGTTTTCAGGTTATCCTTACACTGGAGTTAACGAATTTGCTATATACTGTACATCtgaatttctttcaatggGTGCAGGTGATGGTCATTATGGTCTTTTATGCGATGACGGCCTACTCCATGGTGTTTCAAACCCTTGTCAAACATATGGCAATGAAGTTTTGAGTAAGGAgggcaaaaaattttctataGTAGCTTTGGAAGTATGGCGTGTAGGATAG
- the DDC1 gene encoding Ddc1p (DNA damage checkpoint protein; part of a PCNA-like complex required for DNA damage response, required for pachytene checkpoint to inhibit cell cycle in response to unrepaired recombination intermediates; potential Cdc28p substrate; forms nuclear foci upon DNA replication stress) — protein MSFKATITESGKQNIWFRAIYVLSTIQDDIKITVTTNELIAWSMNETDTTLCQVRFQKSFFEEYEFKPHEIVFGENGVQVIEDTYGNSHKLYSFRVNGRHLTTISRKPDGDGIKSFTIAVNNTSTCPESLANRLIVVIEMDSLIVKEYCPQFQPIKYDPIIINLKYKRRFLDVFGTAASDRNPQEPLDPKLLDVFTNTERELTSALFNEEVESDIRKRNQLTAADEINYICCNSTLLKNFLDNCNVNVTDEVKLEINVHRLSITAFTKAVYGKNNDLLRNALSMSNTISTLDLEHYCLFTTIEDEKQDKRSHSKRREHMKSIIFKLKDFKNFITIGPSWKTTQDGNDNISLWFCHPGDPILMQMQKPGVKLELVEVTDSNINDDILEGKFIKTAISGSKEEAGLKDNKESCESPLKSKTALKRENLPHSVAGTRNSPLKVSYLTPDNGSTVAKTYRNNTARKLFVEEQSQSTNYEQDKRFRQASSVHMNMNREQSFDIGTTHEVACPRNESNSLKRSIADICNETEDPTQQSTFAKRADTTVTWGKALPAADDEVSCSNIDRKGMLKKEKLKHMQGLLNSQNDTSNHKKQDNKEMEDGLGLTQVEKPRGIFD, from the coding sequence ATGTCATTTAAGGCAACTATCACCGAGTCGGGGAAGCAGAATATCTGGTTTCGTGCGATATATGTGTTATCTACAATTCAGGATGATATCAAGATTACAGTGACAACAAATGAGTTAATTGCTTGGTCAATGAACGAGACAGATACTACTCTTTGTCAGGTTAGGTTTCAGAAAAGCTTTTTTGAGGAGTATGAGTTTAAACCACATGAGATTGTATTTGGAGAAAATGGGGTTCAAGTTATAGAAGATACGTACGGCAATAGTCATAAGTTATACTCCTTCCGTGTTAATGGAAGACACCTAACAACTATATCAAGAAAGCCGGATGGTGATGGCATCAAATCATTCACAATTGCGGTAAACAACACTTCTACCTGTCCTGAATCACTTGCAAATAGATTGATTGTGGTGATTGAAATGGATTCGTTAATAGTCAAAGAATACTGTCCCCAATTCCAGCCAATAAAATACGATCCCATAATAATCAACCTTAAGTACAAAAGGAGGTTTTTGGATGTTTTTGGAACTGCTGCCTCCGATCGGAATCCACAGGAGCCCTTGGACCCTAAGCTATTGGACGTTTTTACAAATACAGAGCGTGAGCTAACATCAGCCTTATTTAACGAAGAAGTGGAATCAGACATACGTAAAAGGAATCAGTTAACGGCTGCTGATGAGATTAATTACATTTGTTGTAATTCaactttattgaagaattttttagaCAACTGCAATGTTAATGTAACCGATGAAGTAAAATTGGAAATTAACGTACATAGGCTAAGCATAACTGCATTCACCAAGGCCGTCTACGGCAAAAATAACGACCTTTTAAGAAATGCGTTAAGCATGAGTAACACTATCAGTACGCTCGATCTTGAGCATTATTGCTTATTTACAACAATCGAAGATGAAAAACAAGATAAGCGATCACATAGTAAGCGTAGAGAGCATATGAAAAGTATAATATTCAAATTGAAGGActtcaaaaacttcatAACGATAGGTCCATCCTGGAAGACTACCCAGGACGgaaatgataatataaGTTTATGGTTTTGCCACCCAGGGGACCCTATTCTTATGCAAATGCAAAAACCGGGCGTAAAATTAGAATTGGTTGAAGTTACTGACAGTAACATTAACGATGATATTTTAGAAGGAAAATTCATAAAAACAGCAATCTCTGGCTCCAAAGAAGAGGCCGGACTgaaagacaacaaagaaagcTGCGAAAGTCCATTAAAAAGCAAAACTGCTTTAAAGAGAGAAAACCTGCCACACTCTGTGGCTGGAACTCGAAACAGTCCTTTGAAAGTGTCGTATCTGACCCCTGATAATGGAAGCACAGTTGCTAAGACCTATAGAAATAACACGGCAAGAAAATTATTCGTGGAAGAACAAAGCCAAAGTACGAATTACGAACAAGATAAGCGGTTCCGGCAGGCTAGTTCAGTTCATATGAACATGAATCGGGAACAAAGTTTTGACATTGGTACGACTCATGAAGTGGCCTGTCCACGTAATGAGAGCAATTCTTTAAAAAGATCCATAGCAGATATTTGtaatgaaactgaagaCCCCACCCAACAATCTACATTTGCAAAAAGGGCAGACACCACTGTGACATGGGGAAAAGCGTTACCAGCTGCAGATGATGAGGTTTCATGCAGCAATATCGATAGAAAAGGAATGctcaagaaagaaaaattgaagcaTATGCAAGGTCTGTTGAATTCCCAGAATGACACAAGTAATCACAAGAAACAGGACAATAAAGAGATGGAAGATGGGCTGGGTCTAACACAAGTAGAAAAGCCAAGGGGTATATTTGACTAA
- the APL5 gene encoding Apl5p (Delta adaptin-like subunit of the clathrin associated protein complex; functions in transport of alkaline phosphatase to the vacuole via the alternate pathway; suppressor of loss of casein kinase 1 function; the clathrin associated protein complex is also known as AP-3), translating into MTSLYAPGAEDIRQRLRPFGFFFEKSLKDLIKGIRSHNETPEKLDQFFKQVLSECREEVNSPDLNSKTNAVLKLTYLEMYGFDMAWCNFHILEVMSSNKLQQKRVGYLAASQSFYKDSDILMLATNLLKKDLKYDGNNDVVKVGIALSGLSTIITPSLARDIADDLFTMLNSTRPYIRKKAITALFKVFLQYPEALRDNFDKFVSKLDDDDISVVSAAVSVICELSKKNPQPFIQLSPLLYEILVTIDNNWIIIRLLKLFTNLSQVEPKLRAKLLPKILELMESTVATSVIYESVNCIVKGNMLEEDDFETAMACLERLHTFCDSQDPNLRYISCILFYKIGKINTDFISRFDQLIIRLLSDVDVSIRSKAIELVEGIVDEDNLKAIVQTLMKQFVDEDVVILQTGSIVYEKSKRIPIIIPENYKIKMVNVIISICSADNYSSVNDFEWYNAVIMDLAMLCQDISDKSLGSKIGEQFRNLMIKVPSMREVTIANIIKLISNDNINKQLPTVLRECIWCLGEFSTLVENGNDLIKIMTENISYYSHSVQEVLILALVKVFSNWCNNFQEDKRFEIKMVLKELIEFFENLSYSSTFEVQERSVEVLEFLRLSLEALEEDTEGLPMLLSEVLPSFFNAYELAPIARGTQLKLAVDENLDLETPFLTKEAADELLDEQKSDAISDLMSDISMDEQVELKFVDDSDTSYEEKEKLDDFENPFEIEREKERMSNPYYLGEEDEERTKNSKDLLDLNEEESSDKKPETIRLNRTDNSLNSLSLSTTEISRKKKKGKKKNRVQVLSDEPVIEAAPKRKDAFQKPHDNHSTQNPLKKDKINLRMHSQLENFDFSNFGQSSNAGRGSQEEGNLRKEDELELSRLEANLIVKDEKDNLSDTEEVIVIKKKKKGKKSKSKNKLKTKAKNSPEPNEFLRDQSTDI; encoded by the coding sequence ATGACCTCTTTATATGCACCTGGGGCGGAGGATATTCGGCAAAGGTTACGTCCTTTTGggtttttctttgagaAATCACTAAAGGATTTGATTAAGGGTATTAGGTCTCACAACGAAACACCAGAAAAACTGGATCAATTCTTTAAACAAGTATTAAGTGAATGCCGGGAAGAAGTGAACTCTCCAGATCTAAATTCTAAGACCAATGCCGTTCTTAAATTGACCTATTTAGAGATGTACGGTTTTGACATGGCTTGGTGCAACTTTCATATCTTAGAGGTTATGAGCAGTAATAAACTTCAACAAAAACGTGTGGGGTATTTGGCTGCATCACAATCTTTTTACAAAGATTCTGACATTTTGATGCTTGCAACTAActtgttgaaaaaagacTTAAAGTATGACGGAAACAATGATGTTGTTAAAGTTGGCATTGCTTTAAGTGGTCTTTCCACTATAATTACACCCTCATTAGCAAGAGATATAGCTGATGATTTGTTCACTATGCTAAACAGCACAAGACCGTACATAAGAAAGAAGGCCATTACCGCACTATTTAAAGTTTTTCTGCAATATCCAGAGGCTTTGAGAGATAATTTTGATAAGTTTGTTTCAAAGCTAGACGATGATGATATATCTGTGGTTTCTGCCGCTGTCAGTGTTATTTGCGAgctatcaaaaaaaaacccCCAACCATTCATCCAGCTTTCACCTTTATTATACGAGATATTAGTTACCATTGACAATAACTGGATAATCATTAGATTATTGAAGTTATTCACCAACTTATCACAAGTGGAACCGAAATTGAGAGCCAAGTTATTGCCGAAAATTTTAGAACTGATGGAGAGTACTGTTGCAACTTCTGTGATCTATGAATCTGTCAACTGTATTGTCAAGGGGAATATgctagaagaagatgattttgaaacaGCAATGGCATGCCTGGAAAGATTGCACACATTTTGTGATTCTCAGGATCCAAATTTGAGATATATTAGCTGCATATTGTTTTACAAGATCGGCAAAATCAATACTGATTTTATTTCTCGGTTCGACCAACTGATTATACGCTTACTCTCCGATGTCGACGTTTCTATAAGATCAAAAGCAATTGAATTGGTTGAAGGTATTGTTGATGAGGATAACTTAAAGGCAATTGTCCAAACATTGATGAAGCAATTTGTAGATGAAGATGTGGTTATCCTACAAACTGGAAGCATCGTATAcgaaaaatcaaagagaATTCCCATAATAATTCCAGAAAATTACAAGATAAAAATGGTGAACGTCATTATATCGATTTGTTCAGCTGACAACTATTCCAGTGTTAACGACTTTGAATGGTACAATGCAGTAATAATGGACTTGGCGATGCTCTGTCAAGACATATCTGATAAAAGCCTTGGATCAAAAATTGGTGAACAGTTTAGgaatttgatgataaaAGTTCCTTCAATGAGAGAAGTAACCATTGCTAATATTATAAAGCTTATTTCAAATGACAATATTAACAAACAGTTGCCTACCGTATTGAGAGAATGCATTTGGTGTCTCGGAGAATTTTCTACCCTAGTTGAAAATGGTAACGActtaataaaaatcatGACTGAGAATATCAGTTATTATTCTCATAGTGTACAAGAAGTTTTAATTTTAGCACTTGTTAAAGTATTTAGTAATTGGTGTAATAACTTTCAGGAGGATAAACgctttgaaattaaaatgGTGTTAAAAGAGCtaattgaattttttgaaaatttatCTTATTCGAGTACATTCGAAGTCCAGGAAAGAAGCGTAGAAGttttagaatttttaaGACTAAGTTTGGAGGCTTTAGAGGAGGATACGGAAGGTCTACCAATGCTACTGAGCGAAGTCCTGCCTAGTTTTTTTAACGCCTATGAACTCGCACCAATTGCGCGTGGGACTCAATTGAAGTTAGCAGTAGATGAGAATCTTGATCTAGAAACTCCATTTTTGACAAAGGAGGCAGCTGATGAACTCTTAgatgaacaaaaaagtGACGCCATCAGTGATTTAATGTCTGATATCTCAATGGACGAGCAAGTTGAACTAAAATTCGTTGATGATTCTGATACTTCgtatgaagaaaaggaaaaattggatgattttgaaaatccATTTGAGATTGAGAGAGAAAAGGAACGGATGTCAAATCCTTATTATCTAggtgaagaagacgaagaaagaACTAAGAACTCTAAAGATTTGTTGGACTTGAATGAGGAGGAAAGTAGTGATAAAAAGCCAGAAACTATTAGATTAAATAGAACCGATAATTCGTTGAATTCTCTAAGTTTATCTACAACTGAAATCAGcagaaagaagaagaagggaaagaagaaaaataggGTTCAAGTCTTATCCGATGAACCTGTTATCGAAGCCGCTcccaaaaggaaagatGCATTCCAGAAACCCCATGATAATCATTCAACTCAAAatcctttgaaaaaggacAAGATTAATCTGAGAATGCACTCTCaacttgaaaattttgatttttccaattttggGCAATCGAGTAACGCAGGAAGAGGATCGCAGGAAGAGGGCAACCTTAGAAAGGAAGACGAGTTAGAATTAAGTCGTTTAGAGGCCAATCTTATTgtaaaagatgaaaaggatAATTTAAGTGATACTGAAGAAGTTATAGttataaaaaagaagaagaaagggAAAAAGTCAAAgtcaaaaaacaaactaAAAAcgaaagcaaaaaattctCCAGAACCAAATGAATTTCTTCGAGACCAAAGCACTGACATTTaa
- the MIY2 gene encoding ubiquitinyl hydrolase 1 (K48-specific deubiquitinating (DUB) enzyme; MINDY family endo-type deubiquitinase that preferentially cleaves long K48-linked polyubiquitin chains between moieties; diploid deletion strain exhibits high budding index; GFP-fusion protein localizes to the cytoplasm endoplasmic reticulum and cell periphery in high-throughput studies; YPL191C has a paralog, YGL082W, that arose from the whole genome duplication; ortholog of human MINDY2/FAM63B) — MDLSFTTKSVKINGQNHRILLQNENGPCALLALANILILSPDHTRFSNELIRLVNKGSQISLKELIEVLADIALQVTDKPSTDISELLSLLPRLHEGLNINPEFNGSFENTKEMSIFRLFNVDVVHGWVINSFINENIDEKLSHYSYESAQRILTQAADINCGISQDENSDEVLRDAMHLGLFLNESPTQLTAFGLLRLREKLLHNKFSILFRNDHFSTLFKYEDRLYTLVTDFGYKNCKDIVWQSLDSVDGSCDAFFAGNFSAAEVNGQQLSTDIERDFGTGNLLLEEIQQIENDKELAKQLQEQEQERVTKFEAKRKIHSHKKNSEIHAPVKKDKFKRRSSLLNAKASEKEKSECVVM; from the coding sequence ATGGATTTAAGTTTCACGACTAAAAGTGTCAAAATTAATGGTCAAAACCATCGAATATTACTGCAAAACGAAAACGGACCTTGTGCCTTGTTAGCACTTGCAAATATTCTAATACTTTCACCAGATCATACACGTTTTTCCAATGAGTTAATAAGGTTGGTAAATAAGGGAAGTCAAATATCTTTAAAAGAACTTATTGAAGTCTTAGCAGATATCGCTTTACAAGTTACAGATAAACCTAGTACTGATATAAGTGAGTTACTAAGTTTGTTACCTAGATTACATGAAGGTTTAAATATTAACCCTGAGTTTAATGggtcttttgaaaatactaAAGAGATGTCAATATTTCGATTGTTTAACGTTGATGTTGTCCATGGCTGGGTTATCAACAGTTTCataaatgaaaacattGATGAGAAACTATCTCATTATTCTTATGAATCTGCGCAGAGAATCTTAACACAAGCAGCTGATATAAATTGTGGAATTTCCCAAGATGAAAACTCGGACGAAGTTTTACGTGATGCCATGCATTTGGGTCTGTTTTTGAACGAATCACCGACTCAGTTGACCGCCTTTGGACTCCTACGATTGAGAGAAAAGCTGCTACACAACAAATTCTCCATTTTATTCAGAAATGACCATTTTTCTACATTGTTCAAATACGAAGATCGATTATACACATTGGTTACGGACTTTGGTTATAAAAATTGTAAAGATATTGTATGGCAATCCCTAGATTCGGTGGACGGCTCCTGCGATGCTTTTTTTGCCGGTAACTTTAGTGCAGCAGAGGTAAATGGACAGCAATTGTCAACTGACATTGAACGTGATTTTGGAACTGGAAATTTGCTACTTGAAGAAATTCAgcaaattgaaaacgataAAGAACTAGCCAAACAGTTACaggaacaagaacaagaacGTGTTACGAAATTTGAagcaaaaaggaaaatccATTCtcacaaaaaaaactcaGAAATACACGCACCAGTCAAAAAAGACAAGTTTAAGCGAAGAAGCAGCCTTCTCAATGCAAAAGCTTctgaaaaagagaaaagtgAGTGCGTTGTTATGTAA
- the RSA1 gene encoding Rsa1p (Protein involved in the assembly of 60S ribosomal subunits; functionally interacts with Dbp6p; functions in a late nucleoplasmic step of the assembly): MNYNNFENSKGDGHSRLPKPTYSGTLSDGYDESKIKRQKTDSAFNAAYSPHMYPNSPYYEGSWNTGYTPQLHHVAPHNQYFHPIQPSTQYNYTSPPNYTENYIPPVHQNISYAPALNLQKWPSSYCENTQALKNDKDYQTSISYEDVAIPTVKEIQLIEKNRGKDTFMNEISPVPSSKDQASAEPTEIPRKDPELANSNAEDDHNNLGLEDDDRDEQLESEGLGKVVLVPGTSIALITDEDVKKWREERKKMWLLKISNNKQKHMQEMGIKEDELKSQPSIFKESRKEKQFIQSIQNQVQRGNPKIDLNLKLIQREFANENSQLLDFIRELGDVGLLEYELSQQEKDVLFGSSEDNNKNHYKPNYKNRKPNLSRANFTRNK; this comes from the coding sequence ATGAATTATAAtaactttgaaaattcGAAGGGTGATGGACATTCTAGGCTTCCCAAACCTACATACTCCGGAACGCTATCAGATGGCTATGATGAATCGAAAATTAAAAGGCAAAAAACAGACTCTGCTTTTAATGCAGCTTACTCACCTCATATGTATCCGAACTCTCCGTATTATGAAGGTTCATGGAATACCGGTTATACTCCTCAACTTCATCATGTAGCCCCTCATAATCAATATTTCCATCCAATACAACCGTCCACTCAGTACAATTATACGAGTCCTCCCAATTATACAGAAAATTACATACCGCCAGTTCATCAGAATATATCTTATGCACCAGCGCTTAATTTACAGAAGTGGCCATCATCATATTGTGAAAACACTCAAGCCTTAAAGAATGATAAAGATTACCAAACATCAATTAGTTATGAAGATGTTGCAATACCGACCGTAAAGGAAATACAATTGATTGAGAAAAACAGAGGGAAAGATACGTTTATGAATGAAATAAGTCCAGTACCATCAAGCAAGGATCAAGCATCTGCGGAGCCTACAGAAATCCCAAGAAAGGATCCCGAGCTGGCAAATTCTAATGCCGAAGATGATCATAATAACTTAGGGctagaagatgatgatCGTGATGAGCAGTTAGAATCAGAGGGGTTGGGTAAGGTGGTTTTGGTTCCTGGAACCTCCATAGCATTGATTACTGATGAAGATGTTAAAAAGTGgagagaagaaagaaaaaaaatgtggCTACTGAAAATATCCAATAACAAACAGAAACATATGCAAGAAATGGGCATAAAGGAAGATGAACTGAAGAGCCAACCTAGCATTTTCAAAGAGTcaaggaaagaaaagcaatttATACAGAgtattcaaaatcaagTGCAGAGAGGAAATCCGAAGATTGACTTGAACTTGAAATTGATACAGCGAGAATTCGCAAACGAAAACTCCCAACTTTTGGACTTTATAAGAGAATTGGGAGATGTAGGATTACTTGAATATGAGCTATctcaacaagaaaaagatgtaCTTTTTGGGAGCTCTgaagataataataaaaatcatTACAAACcaaattacaaaaacaGGAAACCTAATCTGAGTAGAGCCAACTTTACTAGAAATAAGTAA